A window of Pseudomonas putida genomic DNA:
GCTCGGCGGGCTGGTGCTGGGCGTGGCCGAAGCGTTCGGTGCCGATATCTTCGGCGACCAGTACAAGGACGTGGTGGCATTCGGCTTGTTGGTTCTTGTCCTGCTATTCCGGCCGACCGGCATCCTGGGCCGCCCGGAGGTTGAAAAAGTATGAACAGAAATCTCAAACAGGCGTTCTTCAGCGCCTTGCTGGTATGGGCCGTGGCCTTCCCGGTGCTGGGCCTGAAACTGAGCATCGACGGCATCAGCCTGGCGGTGCACAGCCAAGGGTCGTTCACCATCAGTATCATCGCCGTGTGTTCGGTGCTGATGTTCCTGCGCGTGCTGTTCGACAAGCAGTGGAACTCGGTGATGGGCCGCCGTTCGGACCGCAAGCTGATCCCGCCGGCTGTCAGCAACTACCTGACCCTGCCGAAAACCCAGCGCTACGTGATCATGGGCCTGATCGTCGCTGCACTGGTGTGGCCGTTCTTCGGCTCGCGCGGTGCGGTAGACATTGCCACGCTGATCCTGATCTACGTGTTGCTGGGCCTGGGCCTGAACATCGTGGTCGGTCTGGCAGGCCTGCTCGACCTGGGTTACGTCGGCTTCTACGCCGTCGGTGCCTACAGCTACGCCATGCTCTCGCACTACCTGGGCTGGAGCTTCTGGGTATGCCTGCCGATCGCCGGCCTGATGGCCGCTACCTTCGGCTTCCTGCTCGGCTTCCCGGTGCTGCGCCTGCGGGGTGACTACCTGGCGATCGTGACCCTCGGCTTCGGCGAGATCATCCGCCTGTTCCTGCGTAACCTCACCGACTGGACGGGCGGCCCCAACGGCATCAGCAACATCCCCAAGCCGGAGCTGTTCGGCCTGACCTTCGAGCGCCGTGCCGCCGAGGGCATGCAGACCTTCCATGAGTTCTTCGGGCTGGAATACAACTCGATCAACAAGGTCATCTTCCTCTACCTGGTGGCCCTGCTGCTGGCCCTGCTGGCGCTGTTCGTGATCAACCGCCTGCTGCGCATGCCGATCGGCCGCGCCTGGGAAGCCCTGCGCGAAGACGAGATCGCCTGCCGTGCACTGGGCCTGAACCCGACCGTGATCAAGCTGTCGGCATTCACCCTGGGCGCCTGCTTCGCCGGTTTCGCCGGCAGCTTCTTCGCTGCGCGCCAGGGCCTGGTGACGCCGGAGTCGTTCACCTTCATCGAGTCGGCGATCATCCTCGCCATCGTCGTGCTCGGCGGCATGGGCTCACAACTGGGCGTGATACTCGCGGCCATCGTGATGATCCTGCTGCCCGAGCTGATGCGTGAGTTCAGCGAATACCGGATGCTGATGTTCGGTGCGCTGATGGTGTTGATGATGATCTGGCGTCCGCAAGGCCTGCTGCCTATGCAACGTCCACACATGGAGCTGCGTCGATGAGCCGCGAAATTTTGCAAGTCAGCGGCCTGAGCATGCGCTTCGGCGGCTTGTTGGCGGTCAACGGCGTGGGCCTGACCGTCAAGGAAAAACAGGTGGTGGCACTGATTGGCCCGAACGGTGCCGGCAAGACCACCGTGTTCAACTGCCTGACCGGTTTCTACAAGCCCAGCGGCGGCACCATCCTGCTCGATGGCCAGCCGATCCAGGGCCTGGCCGGGCACCAGATCGCCCGCAAAGGCGTGGTGCGGACCTTCCAGAACGTGCGCCTGTTCAAGGAAATGACCGCGCTGGAAAACCTGCTGATTGCCCAGCACCGCCACCTGAACACCAACTTCTTCGCCGGCCTGTTCAAGACCCCGAACTTCCGCCGCAGCGAGAAGGAGGCCATGGAGCGCGCGCAGTACTGGCTGGAGAAGGTCAACCTGACCGAGTTCGCCAACCGTACCGCCGGCACTCTCGCCTACGGCCAGCAGCGCCGCCTGGAAATCGCCCGCTGCATGATGACCCAGCCACGCATCATCATGCTCGACGAACCGGCAGCGGGCCTGAACCCGAAGGAGACCGAAGACCTCAAGGCGCTGATCGCCTACCTGCGTGAGTCGCACAACGTCACCGTGCTGCTGATCGAGCACGACATGAAGTTGGTGATGAGCATTTCCGACCATATCGTGGTGATCAACCAGGGCACCCCCCTGGCCCACGGCACGCCGGAAGAGATCCGCGACAACCCTGAAGTGATCAAAGCCTACCTGGGGGAAGCGTAAATGCTGAAGTTCGAGAACGTTTCCACCTTCTACGGCAAGATCCAGGCGCTGCACAGCGTCAACGTGGAGATCAACCAGGGCGAAATCGTTACCCTGATCGGCGCCAACGGTGCCGGCAAATCGACCTTGCTGATGACCCTGTGCGGCTCGCCGCAGGCGCACAGCGGCAGCATCAAGTACCTGGGTGAAGAACTGGTCGGCCAGCCTTCCTCGCACATCATGCGCAAAAGCATTGCGGTGGTACCGGAAGGCCGCCGTGTGTTCTCCCGCCTGACCGTCGAGGAAAACCTGGCGATGGGTGGCTTCTTCACCGACAAGGGCGATTACCAGGAGCAGCTGGACAAGGTGCTGCAGCTGTTCCCGCGCCTGAAGGAGCGTTATATCCAGCGTGGCGGCACCATGTCCGGTGGCGAGCAGCAGATGCTCGCCATTGGCCGGGCGCTGATGAGCAAGCCCAAGCTGTTGCTGCTCGACGAGCCCTCGCTGGGCCTGGCGCCGATCATCATCCAGCAGATCTTCGACATCATCGAACAGCTGCGCCGTGATGGCGTGACGGTGTTCCTGGTGGAGCAGAACGCCAACCAGGCGCTGAAGATCGCTGACCGGGCGTATGTGCTGGAGAACGGCCGGGTGGTGATGCAAGGGACCGGTGAAGCACTGTTGACCGACCCGAAGGTGCGCGACGCGTACCTGGGGGGTTGATCGGGAAAAGGGCCATCTACTGGCCCTTTTTTCTACCTGTCAGAAATGTATTGCCTGTGCTGGCCCTATCGCCGGCAAGCCAGCTCCCACAGGCCCCCACAACTTTCAGGAACGGTGGGGTACCTGTGGGAGCTGGCTTGCCGGCGATAGGGCCAGTACAGGCAACCATTAACTTGAGATCCGCCGCCAGCCTGCGTAACGTGGCCAGCTTTCACGGCAAAGATCCCCGGAGCCCGCCCCATGCGCCTCACCCCCACCCTGCTGCTCACCGCCCTGCTGCCCCTGTTCGCCGGCTGCCAGCTCATGGCTGACGCCCCCAGCGATCCGAACATCGGCACCACGCGCATGCAGGGCGAGCTGCGTGCCGCCGGTGGCCAGCTGCTGTTCAGGCCATGCAGCGAGAACCGCACTTTCGTGATCAACGACATCGGCGCCACCGGCATCCTGCAGGAAGCCGCCAACCTCGCCAAGGACGCCAACGACAAGCTTTTCGCCGACGTCCGTGGCCGCCTCACCGGCAGCAAGCAGGCCAACAACGACGGCCAGCTGGAAGTACGTCGCCTGTACCGCCTGGAACCCTCGACCCGCGCCTGCGAAGACCCCAACTTCAGGCAGCTGACCCTGCGCGCCAATGGCCACGAGCCGGAGTGGGACATCAAGGCCAGCGGCAAAGGCATGGTACTCAACCGCGTCGGCCAGGACCCCCTGCCCCTGCCCTTCCTGGAAGAAGAAGTGCCCGGCGGCGGCCTGACCCTGACCAGCGAAGCCAACGGCCAGCACGTGGAGCTGTGGGTCGCACCTCAGCGCTGCGTAGACACCGCCACCGGTGCCATCCACCACCTGCGCGCCGAATTGCGCATCGACGGCAAGACCCTGCAGGGCTGCGGTTACTACGGCGGTGCGCGCGACAACTGATCGCCGGGCGCTTTTATCCTGCCAGTCGAGGCGGCGAACAGCTTATACTTGGCGGTTTGTGTAAAGCCGCCGGCCGCCCATGGCCGGGATACTGGACCCTGCCATGCTACGAATCACCGAACTGAAGCTGCCCCTGGACCATCCCGACGAAGCCCTGCGTGAAGCTATCGTCCAGCGCCTGGGCATCCGCGAAGAGCAACTGCTCAGCTTCAACCTGTTCAAGCGCAGCTACGATGCGCGCAAGAAGAACAGCGAACTGCTGTTCATCTATACCATCGACTTGGAAGCCAGCAACGAAGCCGAACTGCTCAGCAAGTTCGCCGACGATCGCAACATCGGCCCGGCGCCAGACGTAACCTACAAGTTCGTCGGCCAGGCCCCGGCCGACCTGCAGGAGCGCCCGATCGTGGTCGGCTTCGGCCCGTGCGGCATTTTCGCTGGCCTGTTGCTGGCGCAGATGGGCTTCAAGCCGATCATTCTCGAACGTGGCAAGGAAGTACGTCAGCGCACCAAGGACACCTGGGGCCTGTGGCGCAAGAGCGTGCTCAACCCCGAGTCCAACGTGCAGTTCGGCGAAGGCGGCGCCGGCACCTTCTCCGACGGCAAGCTGTACAGCCAGATCAAGGACCCGCAGCATCACGGCCGCAAAGTGCTGGAAGAGTTCGTCAAGGCCGGAGCGCCGGACGAGATCCTGTACATCAACAAGCCGCACATCGGTACCTTCCGCCTCACCGGCATGGTCGAGCAGATGCGTCAGGACATGATCGCCCTGGGTGCCGAAGTGCGCTTCCAGCAGAAGGTCACCGACCTGCTGATCGAAGATGGCCAGCTGACCGGCGTGGTGCTGGAAAGCGGCGAACAGCTGCATTCGCGCCATGTGGTACTGGCCCTGGGCCACAGTGCCCGCGACACCTTCCGCATGCTGCACGCCAAGGGCGTGTACATGGAAGCCAAGCCGTTTTCGGTGGGCTTCCGTATCGAACACCCGCAAACACTGATCGACAAGGCGCGCCTGGGCAAGTACGCCGGCCACCCGAAACTCGGTGCCGCCGACTACAAGCTGGTGTACCACGCCAAAAACGGCCGATCGGTGTACAGCTTCTGCATGTGCCCGGGCGGCACCGTGGTAGCCGCCACCAGCGAACCGGGCCGGGTGGTTACCAACGGCATGAGCCAGTACTCGCGTAACGAGCGCAACGCCAACTCCGGCATCGTCGTCGGCATCGACCCCGAGCGCGATTACCCGGGCGGCCCGCTGGCCGGCATCGAGTTGCAGGAACGCCTGGAAGCCCACGCCTACGTGATGGGTGGCAGCAACTACCAGGCTCCGGCGCAACTGGTGGGTGACTTCGTTGCCGGCCGGCCATCGACTGCGCTGGGCAGTGTCGAGCCGTCCTACAAGCCGGGCGTGACCCTGGGCGACCTGGCGCCGAGCCTGCCGGACTTCGCCATCGAGGCTATCCGCGAAGCGCTGCCGGCGTTCGACCGGCAGATCAAAGGCTACAACCTGCATGATGCGGTGCTGACCGGGATCGAGACGCGCACCTCGTCGCCGCTGCGCATTACCCGCGGTGAGGACTTCCAGAGCCTGAACCTGAAGGGGCTGTTCCCGGCGGGTGAAGGGGCCGGCTATGCGGGCGGGATCCTGTCGGCCGGTGTCGACGGGATTCGCATTGCCGAGGCAGTGGCGCGGGATATGCTCGGCCTCTGATACTTTATTGCCTGCCAGGGCCCTTTCGCGGGCTCGCCCGCTCCCACAGGTGCCGCGCCAGATCTGAATGTGGCGCGGTACCTGTGGGAGCGGGCAAGCCCGCGAAGGGGCCCTGACAGGAATCAGAATTATCCAACCCAGACATCAGACTCTCCCTCCCCCTTCCTTCCCCATTTCCATCTAGGCTTCCCTCAGCCCAGCCAGCAACACCATATAACAAAAACGAATATGGTTTTTATTTGAAAGCATATCGTCACAGGCTAGGGTGTACCCCCCGTTCCATCGTTAACTGCTCATGGAGAGCCCATAGCCCGTGCGTAGCCTGTTAACCCGTTTCATCCAGCTCGAAGCCGCCAGCGGCCTGCTACTGATTGCTGCGGCCATCCTGGCCCTGGTCATCAACAATTCACCGCTGTCCTACCTGTACAGCGGCCTGCTCGACGTGCCCGTCGCCGTCCAGGTCGGCGCTCTGCACATTGCCAAGCCGTTGCTGCTGTGGATCAACGACGGGCTGATGGCCCTGTTCCTTCCTGCTCATCGGCCTTGAGGTCAAGCGCGAGGTTGTCGACGGCCACCTGTCCAAGCCCTCGCAGGTCATCCTGCCTGCCACCGCTGCCGTGGGCGGCATGGTAATACCTGCACTGATCTACTGGTTCATCAACCGTGACAACCCCGCGGCCGTGGCCGGCTGGGCGATCCCCACCGCCACCGATATCGCTTTTGCCCTCGGTGTGCTGGCCCTGCTGGGCAAGCGCGTGCCGGTGTCACTGAAACTGTTCCTGATGACCCTGGCGATCATTGACGACCTGGGTGCGATCATCGTCATTGCGCTCTTCTACTCGGGCACCCTGTCGAGCATGTCACTGCTGCTTGCCGCCATTTGCCTGATAGTGCTGGTGGCCATGAACCGGCTCGGCGTGGTCAAACTTGGCCCATACATGGTCGTTGGCCTGATCCTGTGGGTTTGCGTGCTCAAGAGCGGCGTGCATGCCACCCTGGCTGGTGTGGCCCTGGCCCTGTGTATCCCGCTGCGCACGCGCCATCCCGAACGCTCACCGTCGCTCGCCCTGGAACACGCCCTGCATCCCTGGGTCGCCTACGCCATCCTGCCGCTGTTCGCGTTCGCCAATGCCGGTGTATCGCTGGCAGGCATGACCGTGGAAAGCTTCACCCACCCGGTGCCGCTGGGTATCGCCGCCGGGCTGTTGCTGGGCAAGACCGTGGGTGTGTTCGGCCTGACCTGGGTCGCGGTCAAGCTGCGCCTGGCCGCACTGCCTGTTGGCTCCAGTTGGGGGCAATTGCTGGGTGTGGCGATACTCTGCGGTATCGGCTTCACCATGAGCCTGTTCGTTGGCTCGCTCGCGTTTGTGCCTGGCAGCAGTGAATACGCGGGGATGGACCGCATGGGAATCCTCACCGGTTCGTTCTTCGCCGCCGTTATCGGCTATGCGATAACCGCCATGGCCAGCCGCAAGCCCAGTATCGGCTGACTTGGCCACTGCATGAAAAAACCCCGACTGGCGAGCACCATGTCGGGGTTTTTTCTTGTTGCGCTACGGTCAGTGCGTGACGCGGCTGGTACCGTCGACGGTCATGATACGCACACGGTCGCCAACGCGGAAGATCTCGTTCTGCTGCACAGCCTGCACATAGGCACGCATGCTGCCATCGTCCTCACGCACGGTGATTTCGACACCCTGGGTACGCGTCAGGCCTTCTTCGGCGGCAGACCCGGCCAAGCCACCGGCAACGGCACCGATCACGGCGGCGACGATGCTGCCACGACCACCGCCCACGGCGCTGCCGGCCACGCCACCGACGATGGCACCAGCACCACCGCCGATCGGGGTCTTGGTACCCTCGATCTTGACCGGACGCAGGGATTCGATGGTGCCCATACGCACGGTTTGCACACGGCGGGCCTCATCACGGGAGTAGCTGTCACCGGTCAGGCTCGAGGCACAGCCACCCAGCAACAGCGACATGGTGGTAAAGGTTGCCACCAGCAAAGCGGATTTACGCATGGGTAAGGTCTCCATAAGTCAGGTGCTCATTAGACGCTGCAGGTTGACGGCTGTCACGGTACAAACGTAATAAAATTGTTTTCATTCAGCCGAGGTACAGCCGGCGAGGCTGTATCGAGGCCTTTCAAGTGAGACCAAGGATAGCCATGGATTACTTCATCGTCGTGGTCACAACGGTTGCGGGGCTGTATTTCCACTGGTGGCTGTATGTGCGCACGCGCCACTGGATGGACCGTGACCTGGCGTTGTCACTGGCTGGTTCGGACCCCGGAAAACGCGCGTACATGCTGCAAAGGCTGGAGCAAGCACGGCTGGAGAAGGTGGGGCGCAAGCAGTTGGCGGGGTGGTTGGAGCGGGAGGCTGCGGGATATCCGGGGTAGCGTTGTGTCATGAAAGGGCCGCAAAGCGGCCCCTACAATCTCAGGGCGCCAGCCGCTCCCGCAGCCATTGCCCATCCACCAGTCGGTAGTTCAGTCGGTCATGCAGGCGGCTGGCCCGTCCCTGCCAGAACTCGATGCGTTCAGGCAGCAACCGATACCCACCCCAATGCTCAGGGCAATGCGGCTGGGTGTCGGAGAAGCGCGCCTCGGTGGCCTTGACCAGCCCCTCCAGCTCCTCACGGCCAGCAATTACCCGGCTCTGTGGCGAAGCCCAGGCCCCTAGACGACTGCCCAGCGGGCGCACCTGGTAGTAGGCGTCCGACTCTTCGGCCGTGACCTTTTCCACCCGCCCTTCGATGCGTACCTGGCGCTCCAGCGCTGGCCAGAAGAAGGTCATGGCGGCGAAGGGGTTAACCAGCAGTTGCTGGCCCTTGGCACTGTCATAGTTGGTGAAGAAGGTGAATCCACGCTCATCGAGCCCTTTCAGTAGCAAAACGCGGCAGTGAGGGCGGCCTTCACCATCGACAGTGGCCAACGTCATGGCGTTCGCTTCCACCGGTACCTGCTCGGTTTTCACCGCATCGGCGAACCACTGGTGGAACAGGGCGAACGGCTCCCCCGGGGCCTGGGCTTCAGCCAGACCATCACGGGTGTAGTCGCGGCGCATATCGGCCAGGGATTGGGTCATTGCTGCGTTCCTTGACGATCAGTTGGTCTTCGCAGGGCTATTGGCAGCTACTTTCTTGTCAGCGGTAGCTTTCTTGGCGACGGGCTTGACCGGCGCGGCTTTTTTCTTGGCCGTGGTCTTGGCTGGCGCCTTGGCCTTGGCTTTGGTAGCAGGCTTCTTCGCCGCTGCCTTGGTGGCCGGCTTGCTGTCGGCAGCCTTGACGGCAGGCGCCTTGACGTCCTGTACCGCCACCATCGGGGCCCGCGCAGGGGCGGCTTGCTGGTACTTGGCCAGCAGGGCGACCATGGTGTTCTGCGGGGTCAACAGCATTTCCACACGGCGGTTCAGGGCACGGCCCTCGGCGCTGTCGTTGGCAGCGCGCGGCATTTCCGAACCCATGCCCTTGAGGTTCAGGCGGTCACGCTGCAGGCCGCTGAGGCGGAAGATCGCCGACACCGAAGCGGCGCGCTCCAGGCTGAGCTTCTGGTTGGCCGCAGCGACACCGCTGCTGTCGGCATGGCCAAGCACCAGTACTGCGGTCTTGGCATCGCCCTCGACAGTCTTGGCCACCCGGGTGATCGGGCCCAAGGTCATCGGCAGCAGCATGTTCGGACGATCAGGGTTGTACGAGCTGTCCACCGGGATGGTTACAGCCAGCACGTTATCACGGCGCTCCAGCTCCAGCTTGCTGCCCTTGATAGCCTCACGCAGCTTGGGCTCGTACTCGTCCAGCCAGGCCTGGGTAGCCTTCTGGTCGATCTTCGGTACAACCGGCCCTTTGGCCTGCTTCTCTTCACCGCCGAACGGCCACCACCAACGGCTGGCATTCTCGGACTTGGCGTCGGCCTTGGCCACGTTTTCAGTGACGGCTTGCTTCACTTCCTGCTCGGCAACCTTGTCCGAACCGAAGGGCCACCAGCTCGAGGCGCTGTCCTTCGAGCCGTCCTGGGGGTGACTGGCGCAGCCGGTAACGGCGGTCAGGCACAGGGCGAGTGCTAAGGTTTTGTGTGAAGACATCAGCGATACACCATGAAATAGAAAGAAATTTTGGCTACGCCCTTAAGGCGTTGGCAATGAGGATAGTCAAAGGGCTGGGGCAACACCCGCATTACCCGATCAAAGGCAGCTGGCAAGGACACGTACCAGTTTCTGGGCGCGCGGGTCCATGAGCACATACGGGCCAAGGGTATTGACCACGAAACCGAAGGCGACATCGAATTCCGGGTCAGCGAAACCGACCGAACCACCAGCGCCTGGGTGGCCGAAAGCGCGGGCCCCGAGGCCAAAGGTGGCGTTGGCCACGTCGGGCTGGTCAAGCATGCAGCCCAGGCCAAAACGGGTCTGGGTGAGCAGGGTGCGATCCTGGCCGAGGCTGTGCTCACGGGTCAGTTCGTCGAGCAGCTCGGATTCGAGCAGGCTACCGTCCAGTAACCCGGCATAGAAGCCAGCCAGGCTGCGCGCATTGCCATGCCCATTGGCCGCTGGCTGCTGCATGCGCCGCCATTCCGGCTTGTTGGTGCTGGTCAGGATCGCCGGCGGGTTGGTGAAGGCACGGGTGGACAGGGCCTCGGGCTCGCGCAGGGTCACCTGCAGCAGGCGCTGGGCCGCAGCGTCGCCGGCGTTGCCCTTGCCACGGGCGATATGCGCCACGCGATGGAACTCGTCGTCCGCCAGGCCAATATGAAAATCCAGCCCCAACGGCTTCGCGGTACGGGCAACGATCGAGTCGCCGGGGCCCCGGCCATCGGCACGGCGGATCAGCTCGCCGATAAGCCAGCCGTAGGTGATGGCGGCATAGCCGTGCTCGGTCCCCGGTGTCCACCAGGGCGTTTCGGCAGCCAGCGCATCGACCATGGCCTGCCAGTCATACAGCGCCTCGGCCGGCAGCAGTTCACGGATGGCTGGCAAACCGGCACGGTGGCTGAGCAACTGGCGCAGAGTGATCGCCTGTTTGCCGGCCTGGGCAAACTCGGGCCAGTAATTGGCCACCGGGGCATCCAGAGCCAGCTTGCCCTCGCCAACCAGTTGCAGGGCAGTGACAGCGGTGAAGGTCTTGGTGCAGGAGAACAGGTTGGCGATGGTGTCGCTGTGCCAGGCCTGCTGGCCGTCCTTGTCGGCGCTGCCGGCCCACAGGTCGACCACGGTTTCGCCACCGACCTGGATGCACAGCGCGGCGCCACGCTCCTGGGGATCATCGAACAGCGCGGTGAAGGCTTCGCGCACTGCTTCGAACTTCAGCTCATAGTGACCCTGGATCTGCACCCGCTGTTCTCCGTACGACCATTTCCGAAAATGGTGTGCATTGTTTCAGTAGTTTGGCGTTTTGCAAACCGGCTTGGGCTGGGTGGTCGCGACGAATGGTAGCCAAGCTGGACTTACTGTCTTGCTCAAAATCCCAAACCATGTGCCGCTCCCACAAGATATGTGCACTAGTCAGGGAATCGGCTTTTCCAGTTGGGCACGCAGCTGGCTCATTGCCTGCAAGTTGCTCTTGCGCACGGCATCGACAAACCCCGGGTATGGCATATCGGTGATCGCTACCAGCCCAAGGTGGCCGTTCTCACCATCGAGCAGGCGCCCGCTGGCCGGCTGGTCAAGGTACTGGAACCAGTGCGCGCCAACGATCATCGGCTGCGCCAGCGCCGCCTTGAGGAAGTTGCCGTAGGCCGGGCCACGGTCTTCTTCCCGTGCCACTTCCAGCG
This region includes:
- a CDS encoding high-affinity branched-chain amino acid ABC transporter permease LivM; translation: MNRNLKQAFFSALLVWAVAFPVLGLKLSIDGISLAVHSQGSFTISIIAVCSVLMFLRVLFDKQWNSVMGRRSDRKLIPPAVSNYLTLPKTQRYVIMGLIVAALVWPFFGSRGAVDIATLILIYVLLGLGLNIVVGLAGLLDLGYVGFYAVGAYSYAMLSHYLGWSFWVCLPIAGLMAATFGFLLGFPVLRLRGDYLAIVTLGFGEIIRLFLRNLTDWTGGPNGISNIPKPELFGLTFERRAAEGMQTFHEFFGLEYNSINKVIFLYLVALLLALLALFVINRLLRMPIGRAWEALREDEIACRALGLNPTVIKLSAFTLGACFAGFAGSFFAARQGLVTPESFTFIESAIILAIVVLGGMGSQLGVILAAIVMILLPELMREFSEYRMLMFGALMVLMMIWRPQGLLPMQRPHMELRR
- a CDS encoding glycine zipper 2TM domain-containing protein, producing the protein MRKSALLVATFTTMSLLLGGCASSLTGDSYSRDEARRVQTVRMGTIESLRPVKIEGTKTPIGGGAGAIVGGVAGSAVGGGRGSIVAAVIGAVAGGLAGSAAEEGLTRTQGVEITVREDDGSMRAYVQAVQQNEIFRVGDRVRIMTVDGTSRVTH
- a CDS encoding ATP-binding cassette domain-containing protein, which codes for MLKFENVSTFYGKIQALHSVNVEINQGEIVTLIGANGAGKSTLLMTLCGSPQAHSGSIKYLGEELVGQPSSHIMRKSIAVVPEGRRVFSRLTVEENLAMGGFFTDKGDYQEQLDKVLQLFPRLKERYIQRGGTMSGGEQQMLAIGRALMSKPKLLLLDEPSLGLAPIIIQQIFDIIEQLRRDGVTVFLVEQNANQALKIADRAYVLENGRVVMQGTGEALLTDPKVRDAYLGG
- a CDS encoding OmpA family protein, giving the protein MSSHKTLALALCLTAVTGCASHPQDGSKDSASSWWPFGSDKVAEQEVKQAVTENVAKADAKSENASRWWWPFGGEEKQAKGPVVPKIDQKATQAWLDEYEPKLREAIKGSKLELERRDNVLAVTIPVDSSYNPDRPNMLLPMTLGPITRVAKTVEGDAKTAVLVLGHADSSGVAAANQKLSLERAASVSAIFRLSGLQRDRLNLKGMGSEMPRAANDSAEGRALNRRVEMLLTPQNTMVALLAKYQQAAPARAPMVAVQDVKAPAVKAADSKPATKAAAKKPATKAKAKAPAKTTAKKKAAPVKPVAKKATADKKVAANSPAKTN
- the pdxH gene encoding pyridoxamine 5'-phosphate oxidase, with product MTQSLADMRRDYTRDGLAEAQAPGEPFALFHQWFADAVKTEQVPVEANAMTLATVDGEGRPHCRVLLLKGLDERGFTFFTNYDSAKGQQLLVNPFAAMTFFWPALERQVRIEGRVEKVTAEESDAYYQVRPLGSRLGAWASPQSRVIAGREELEGLVKATEARFSDTQPHCPEHWGGYRLLPERIEFWQGRASRLHDRLNYRLVDGQWLRERLAP
- the livG gene encoding high-affinity branched-chain amino acid ABC transporter ATP-binding protein LivG, with amino-acid sequence MSREILQVSGLSMRFGGLLAVNGVGLTVKEKQVVALIGPNGAGKTTVFNCLTGFYKPSGGTILLDGQPIQGLAGHQIARKGVVRTFQNVRLFKEMTALENLLIAQHRHLNTNFFAGLFKTPNFRRSEKEAMERAQYWLEKVNLTEFANRTAGTLAYGQQRRLEIARCMMTQPRIIMLDEPAAGLNPKETEDLKALIAYLRESHNVTVLLIEHDMKLVMSISDHIVVINQGTPLAHGTPEEIRDNPEVIKAYLGEA
- a CDS encoding NAD(P)/FAD-dependent oxidoreductase, with translation MLRITELKLPLDHPDEALREAIVQRLGIREEQLLSFNLFKRSYDARKKNSELLFIYTIDLEASNEAELLSKFADDRNIGPAPDVTYKFVGQAPADLQERPIVVGFGPCGIFAGLLLAQMGFKPIILERGKEVRQRTKDTWGLWRKSVLNPESNVQFGEGGAGTFSDGKLYSQIKDPQHHGRKVLEEFVKAGAPDEILYINKPHIGTFRLTGMVEQMRQDMIALGAEVRFQQKVTDLLIEDGQLTGVVLESGEQLHSRHVVLALGHSARDTFRMLHAKGVYMEAKPFSVGFRIEHPQTLIDKARLGKYAGHPKLGAADYKLVYHAKNGRSVYSFCMCPGGTVVAATSEPGRVVTNGMSQYSRNERNANSGIVVGIDPERDYPGGPLAGIELQERLEAHAYVMGGSNYQAPAQLVGDFVAGRPSTALGSVEPSYKPGVTLGDLAPSLPDFAIEAIREALPAFDRQIKGYNLHDAVLTGIETRTSSPLRITRGEDFQSLNLKGLFPAGEGAGYAGGILSAGVDGIRIAEAVARDMLGL
- a CDS encoding serine hydrolase domain-containing protein — encoded protein: MQIQGHYELKFEAVREAFTALFDDPQERGAALCIQVGGETVVDLWAGSADKDGQQAWHSDTIANLFSCTKTFTAVTALQLVGEGKLALDAPVANYWPEFAQAGKQAITLRQLLSHRAGLPAIRELLPAEALYDWQAMVDALAAETPWWTPGTEHGYAAITYGWLIGELIRRADGRGPGDSIVARTAKPLGLDFHIGLADDEFHRVAHIARGKGNAGDAAAQRLLQVTLREPEALSTRAFTNPPAILTSTNKPEWRRMQQPAANGHGNARSLAGFYAGLLDGSLLESELLDELTREHSLGQDRTLLTQTRFGLGCMLDQPDVANATFGLGARAFGHPGAGGSVGFADPEFDVAFGFVVNTLGPYVLMDPRAQKLVRVLASCL